A genomic stretch from Dama dama isolate Ldn47 chromosome 10, ASM3311817v1, whole genome shotgun sequence includes:
- the C1QTNF8 gene encoding complement C1q tumor necrosis factor-related protein 8: MVAPALLLLLALPAGAWRGLGLPRRPCVQCCRPAWPPAAPGPGAHVSDGDPWARLPRLQPTIDISILKGEKGEAGIRGHSGRSGKEGPPGSRGLRGHKGQKGQAGLPGAQCTRAYAAFSVGRREGLHSADALQAVTFDMELVNLDGAFDLASGRFLCTAPGVYFLSLNVHTWNYKETYLHIMRNAHAAAVLYAQPSERSVMQAQSLLLPLAAGDAVWVRMFQRDRDNAIFGERGDLYITFSGHLVKPDAEL; this comes from the exons ATGGTGGCCCCTGCCCTCCTGCTGCTCCTGGCACTGCCTGCTGGGGCCTGGCGTGGCCTGGGGCTGCCCCGCCGGCCATGCGTGCAGTGCTGCCGTCCAGCCtggccccccgccgcccccggccCAGGCGCCCACGTGAGCGACGGGGACCCATGGGCGCGGCTGCCCCGCCTGCAGCCCACCATCGACATCTCGATCCTCAAAG GTGAGAAGGGTGAGGCCGGGATCAGAGGTCACTCTGGCAGGAGTGGGAAGGAGGGCCCACCGGGCTCCCGGGGCCTCCGGGGCCACAAGGGCCAGAAGGGGCAGGCAGGGCTGCCTGGCGCCCAGTGCACGCGCGCCTACGCGGCCTTCTCGGTGGGCCGACGGGAGGGGCTGCACAGCGCCGACGCCCTCCAGGCGGTGACCTTCGACATGGAGCTGGTCAACCTGGACGGCGCCTTCGACCTGGCCTCCGGCCGCTTCCTCTGCACCGCGCCCGGCGTCTATTTCCTGAGCCTCAACGTGCACACCTGGAACTACAAGGAGACCTACCTGCACATCATGCGCAACGCGCACGCGGCCGCCGTGCTGTACGCGCAGCCCAGCGAGCGCAGCGTGATGCAGGCGCAGAGCCTGCTGCTGCCGCTGGCCGCGGGCGACGCCGTCTGGGTGCGCATGTTCCAGCGCGACCGCGACAACGCCATCTTCGGTGAGCGCGGCGACCTCTACATCACCTTCAGCGGCCACCTGGTCAAGCCGGACGCCGAGCTCTGA